GGTCGACGACCTGCGCGACGACCTCGCGGTCGTCCGCGCCCGGGCGTGGGTGGAGACCGAGTCCCAGAAGGGGATCCTGATCGGCTCCGGCGGCAAGATGATCAAGACGATCGGCACCGCCGCCCGGCGGGAGCTCGAGCGCGAGCTCGGCCGCAAGGTGCACCTCGAGCTGTCCGTCCGCGTGCGGCGCGGGTGGCGCGCCGACGACGCGCTGCTGGACCGGCTCGGCATCGACTGACCGCCGTCCAGTACGAACGTCCAGGCTCCGTCAACGACGGAGCCCGCGCGCCGACGATGGTGAGTGGCGAGAGCGACCCAAGGACGGGTCGGACCTGCAGCCAAGCCGGTGCCTTCGGAGGGATCGCACCGGTGGACGCGACAGGGACGCCAAGGAACCGCAAGCCGTTCCTCGCCGAACAACCACATACCTCCATCCGGAGGGGACATCCACACGGCTTGCGGGCGCGATCACGGCGGTGATCGCGCCCGTTGCCATGCCGTGCGCGTGGAAGGTGCCTGGCACCTTTCACCTGCGACGTGCTGCGGCTGCGCGGGCCCGGAGGTCCGCGGCGCGGGCACGGACGCGGTTGGCGAAACCAGGGGTGGAGGGGTTGTAGGCGCGCAGCGCCGCGTCCCAGTCGCGCGGGGCGCCGGACGCGCGCAGGAACGCCGCCATGGCGTGCACCGCGTCGGCGGGGTCGTAGGGGTCCAGGCGACCGTCGCCGCCCGCGTCGACCGCGAAGCGCTCCCACGTCGCGTCGACGAACTGCGCCGGGCCGCGGGCGCCGCCGCCGGAGGTCGTGCCGGCGCGCACGCCGGGCAGCAGTGAGCGCCCGTGCGCGGACTCCAGCTCGCCGACCGCCGCGAGCATCGCCCAGTCCAGGCCGTGGCGCCTGGCGGCGAGGCGGTACTGGCGCAGGAGGTCGCCCGGCACGCCGGCGAGCGGCTGGTCCCTGGCCGCGCGGCGCGGCGTGGCGGCCCGCGCGGGCTCGACCTCCGCGGGCCCGTCGTCGCCGCCACCTCCGGCGAGGACGATCGTCGCCAGCGCGGCCAGGACGGCCGCGGCCGCTGCGCCGGCGACGCCGCGCGAGGTCGTCCCGCCGCCCTCGCGGCCCGCCGCCGCGCGGGCCGCCTCCAGCCGTCGCCGCGCCCGGTCACGCTGGAGGGCGAGCTCGTCGGCGCGCGCGACCGCCGCCGCGCGTTCGCGGAGCGCGGTGGTCAGGGCGTGGCGGAGCTCCGCGAGCTGGGAGCGCAGGTCGGCCTGCTCGCCCTTGGCGGCGTGGAGCTCGGCCGCCAGGCGCCGCGCATGGCCGTCGGCGACCACGGCGGGCGGCCGTCGCGCGGGCGCGGCGGGCACCGGGGGTGCGGGAGCGCGTGCGGTCGGCGGCGGCCGGCGCAGGGCTCCGACGGTGGGCGTGGGCAGCGCGACGGCGCGGCCGGCGACGCCGAGGACGTAGGCGGGGGAGGCGTCGGCCCACGCGGCCGGGACGCCGAAGGCCAGGACGTGCGCGCCGGCGCCGTCGGGCTCGGGGGCGCCGCCGAAGCGGCCGCAGCCAGGCGCGACCAGCGCCGCCGGCCACGAGCAGCGTGACGCCGGCGACCGGGTCGACCTCCGGGGGCAGCACCGCCCGCACGCGCAGGAGGTCGCGCTCGCCGCCCGGGCGCAGCCGTTCGAAGCCCAGGACGTCGAAGGACGCCTGGTCGGCCCCACGGTCGGGTGGCTCGGTCGTCGGCTCGTCGTGCACGCGCCGCTCCCCCTGGCGCGAAGAAGGCCCTGCACCTGCCGTACGCGCGCGACCGTAGCCGAGCGCCAGGACGGACCGCTAGGCCAGGCGCGCGGAGAGCAGCTCGACGTCGGCCGGGCCGAGCGCCGCGCCGAAGCGCTGGGGCAGCGCATGGACCTGGGCGCGGGCGCCGCGCAGCAGCCGCTCGAGCTGGCGGCGCTGCACGAGCTCGCGCTCGGTCGCCGCCCGCACCGCGTGGGCGGCGTGGCGCTCGAGGCCGCTGGCGGCGCCGACGTCCTCCGCGTCGAAGCGCCGCTCCAGCAGGCCGTTGCAGACGATCGCGTCGGGGCCGCGGCCGACGGCGTCGACCAGGTGCTCCTCGAGCTCGAGGGTCTCGCCGACGGCGAGCTCGGTGGGGATGGTCACGGCGACGTAGCGCGTGCGGTCCGGGTCGCGCAGCGCCTCGTCGACCTCGCGGGCTTGCGCGGCCACGGGCCCGACGCGCGCGATCCCGGCGATCGTCTTCGGGGTGCGCAGCAGGCCGATGCCGTGGCCCGAGGCCGGCGCGTCGAGCACGACGCAGTCGTAGGGGTCCTGACGGCGGTCCCAGCGTGGGTCGCGTCCGAGCTCGAAGGCCTTCGTGATGGTCACGACCTCGGCGGCGCCCGGCGCGGCGGCGACGAACGCGCTGATCGTGCCACTGCGGGTGACGAGCTCTGCCGCCTGGCGCGGGACGTGGCGGGCGAAGAAGTCGGTCAGCGCCCGCGTCGGGTCGATCGACAGCGTCGCCAGCCCCGGCGCCGCCTCGAGCTCGCGACCGCGCCGGGCCGGCGGCCCGTCGTGGCCGAGCAGGGCGGGCAGGCGGTGCTGCCCGCCGACCTCGCAGGCGATCGTCCGTGCCCCGGCCCGGTGCGCGGCGAGGGCGAGCGCCGCGGCGACCGTCGTCTTGCCCACGCCGCCCTTGCCGGTCACGACGACGAGCCGGGCGCGGAGGACCTCCGTCAGATCCATGCAGGCGGGGTACGGTCGTCAACGAAGGTGCGATGCACGGAGCACAGCATGTCGCGGTCCTACGCCCGGTGCGCGCGCATGCAGCTGCGCCACGACCCGACCTTCGCGCTCGCGACCGCCCTGCTGCCCCGTCGCGTGCGCCCGGGGGTCCACGCGCTGTACGGGTTCTTCCGCGGCGCCGACGAGCTCGTCGACGGGCCGCACAAGCCGCCGACGCCCGCCGCGCGGCGCGCCGCCCTCGACGCGTGGGGGCGCGAGCTCGAGGACGGCGTGCGCCGCGGCCGCAGCGACCACCCCGTCCTCGGCGCGCTCGTCGACGCCGGCCGCCGCCACGCCATCCCGCTCGAGCTGGCACCGCGCTACCTCGACTCCATGCGGGTCGACTGCGAGGCGCCCGTCCGCCTGCGCGACCGCGCCGCGCTCGACGACTACATGGAGGGCAGCGCCGCCACCGTCGGCCGGCTGGTCGCGCCCCTCCTCGGCGTGCCCGGGGAGCGCCGGGAGGCCGTCGCCCGCCTCGGCCTCGCCTTCCAGCTCACGAACTTCCTGCGCGACGCCGGCGAGGACCTCGCCCTGGACCGCGTCTACCTCCCGGGGATCGACGCCGGCGCGCTCGCCGCCGGTCGCAGCACGCCCGCCCCGCTCGACGAGGTCGCCCGCGCCCGCGAGCTCTTCGGCGCTGCCGACGAGGTCTGCGCCTCCGTCACCCCGCGCGTGCGCCCGGCGATCCGGACGGCGACGGCGATGTACCGCCGGACGCTGCGGCGCGTGGAGGTGCGGGGGTTGTCGCCGGCGTAGGGCGGAACCGCTCGGGCCTCCGCGGCGCTGGCGCGTTGTCGCTCGCGGCGACCGTGACCCTGAAGTTGACCGCCACAGAGGCGGTCAACTTCAGGCTCGCGGGCGGGCCCGGGACGGGCCGCCCCGCGCGCCTCGCGACCACCGCGACCGCCAGATCCTGCCGCTCCTCGGTGCCGATCGGCGAGCGCTCCGAGCCCCGCGCCGGCGCGGGCGGCGTTCCGCTCGGGCGGTTCGGGAGGGTGCGCCGCCCCGGCCGGTCGGCACCGAGGAGCGGGAAGCCGCCGCGTGGGCGTCCTCCGTGGGCGGCGGCGGGGGCCCGGCGACCGTGAGTGGGGAGTTGCGCTCGCCATGCGAGCGGAAGTCCCCATTCACCGACGCGCTGGCGCGTTGCCGCTCGCGACGACCGTGACCGCCAGGTCCTTGCCCTCCTCAGTGCCGATCGGCGAGCGCCTCGGGCCCCGCGCCCGTCCGGGGGGAGCTCCCCCGCGCCGGCGGCCGCAGCGCCAGCACCACTGCGCCGAGCAACGACCCGGCCGCGTCGGCCAGCAGGTCCCGGTTCGTGTCGGCCAGCCCCTCCTGGAGCCGCGAACCGGTCACGGAGTCCGCCGTCCACTCCAGCAGCTCCCACAGGGCGCCGGTCGCGGCCCCCAACGCGACGCACAGGAGGACCGTCGCCCAGCGGCCGGGCGGCTCGCCGGGCCAGGGCAGCGCGCCCGCGCGGGCGAGCAGGACGTAGGCCAGGGGCGCGAGCACGGCGGGGACGAGGGCGTGGATCGCGCTGTCGATCCAGCTCAGGCGGTCGTAGAGGCCGAGGAGCTCGACGGCGGTGGGCAGCAGGACGACGCCGACGAAGGCGAGGTCCAGGCCCCGCGGCGGGCGCAGGGCGCCGACGGCCACGAGCGCGACCGCGAGGGCGCCGAGCGTCACCGCGCCGCCCCAGTCGCCGCGCACGACCCACGCGACGCACGCCAGGAGCGGCACGAGCCGCGCCGCGCCCAGCGGGCCGCGCAGCCCCGCGCGGACGTCGTCGATCCCGGGCACCGGCGGCGGAACCTACCCACCGGACGCCTCGTAGACTGCCCGGTCCGATGGAGATCGCGTACGACGAGCGCGGCCTGGTCCCCGTCGTCGTGCAGGACTGGACGACGGGCGAGGTGCTGACCCTGGCCTACGCCAACGCCGAGGCGGTGGCGAGGACCCGCGAGACCGGCGAGCTGCACCTCTGGTCGCGCTCGCGCGACGAGCTCTGGCACAAGGGCGCGACCTCTGGCAACACCCAGGCCGTCCGGGCCCTGCGCCTGGACTGCGACGGCGACGCGCTGCTCGCGCTCGTCGAGCCCGCCGGTCCCGCCTGCCACACCGGCGCGCGCACGTGCTTCTTCACCGGCGACCTCGAGCCGCAGGCGCCCCACGAGGTCCTGCCCAGCCTCGAGCGCACGCTGGGCGACCGCCAGCGCGACCGCCCGGCCGGCTCGTACACCGTCCAGCTCCTCGACGACCCGGCGCTCATCGGCGAGAAGGTGCAGGAGGAGGCCGAGGAGGTCGCCCGCGCCGCGCGCGAGGAGACCGACGACCGCGTCGACAACGAGGCCGCCGACGTCCTGTACCACCTGCTCGTGCTGCTGCGCAGCCGCGGGCGGTCCCTGCGCGCCGCCGCCGAGGTGCTCCGTGAGCGCCGCCGCTGAGACCCAGGCGCTGGCCGTCGAGCCCAGCCTCGACGAGGTCCGTGAGCTCGCGCGCGACCACGACCTGGTCCCGCTGCGCCACACGTTCATCGACGACTGCGAGACGCCGGTCAGCGCGTTCCTCAAGCTGCGCGGCAAGAAGCCGGAGACCCCGGCGTTCCTGCTCGAGTCCGCCGAGCAGGGCCAGCGCGTCGGGCGCTACAGCTTCATCGGGATCCGCCCCCGCTCGGTCCTGCGCTGGTCGCTGGGCGACGAGGGCGACCCGTACGCCCTGGCCGAGCGGGCCGCCGCGCTGCGCCAGGCGCCGTTCGCCGACGCGCCGCCCTTCACCGGCGGCGCCGTGGGGTTCTTCGGCTACGACCTCGTCCGCACGGTCGAGACGACGCTCGGCCCGCCCAACGAGGACGTCCTCGGCCTGCCCGACATGGCGCTGATGCTCAGCGACGTGCTCGTGGTCTTCGACCACCTCAAGCACACGGTCACGATCCTCGTGAACGTCAGCGCCGACGACGTCGACGGCTCGTACGCCGACGCGGTCGCGACGATCGAGAAGGCCCGCGCGCTGCTCGCCGGCCCCGTGCCGCAGGTCGCCGAGCGTCGCGGCCCGCGCGCCGTCCCGACCTTCGAGTCCAACATGCCGCGCGAGCGCTTCGAGGGCATGGTCGAGCGCATCGTCGAGTACGTCCACGCGGGCGACGCCTTCCAGGTCGTCCCGTCCCAGCGCTGGAGCGCGGGCCTCGAGGGCATCGACCCGTTCAGCGTCTACCGCGGGCTGCGGGTCGTGAACCCGTCGCCCTACATGTACTTCCTGGACTTCCTGGACTTCCAGGTCGCCGGCGCCTCACCCGAGCCGCTGCTCACCGTCAGCGGCCGGCGCGCCTCGACCCGTCCCATCGCCGGGACGCGGCCCATCGACGCGGACCCCGCCGAGCTGCTGGCCGACGAGAAGGAGCGCGCCGAGCACGTGATGCTCGTCGACCTCGCCCGCAACGACCTCGGCCGGGTGTGCGACTTCGGCAGCGTCGAGGTCGACAGCTACATGGCGATCGAGCGCTACTCGCACGTCATGCACATCGTCTCGTCGGTCTCGGGCCGCCTGCGCGAGGGCATCGGCGCGACCGCCGCGCTGCGCTCGATCCTCCCCGCGGGGACCCTGAGCGGCGCGCCGAAGGTCCGGGCCATGGAGATCATCGACGAGCTCGAGCCGGTCAAGCGCGGCGGCTATGGCGGCGCGATCGGCTACCTGAGCTACACCGGCGACCTCGACACCTGCATCCACATCCGCACCGTCGTGATCAAGGACGGCACCGCCCACATCCAGGCGGGCGGCGGGACGGTGGCCGACGCCAAGCCGGCCTACGAGTTCGAGGAGTCCGCGAACAAGGCCCGCGCGGTGAAGGGCGCGATCGAGCTCGCGGCCAAGCAGCCCGACTGGCCGTAGGAGCAAGCGCCGTGACCAAGGTCCTCGTCATCGACAACTACGACTCGTTCACCTACAACCTCGTCCAGTACCTGGGCGAGCTGGGGGCCGAGCTCGAGGTCGTGCGCAACGACGTCGAGACCGTCGACGAGCTCCTCGCGCGCGACCCCGACCGCGTCGTCGTCTCGCCCGGGCCGTGCACCCCCGACGAGGCGGGCGTCTCCAAGGAGGCGATGCGCCGCTTCCCCGAGGCGGGCATCCCGACGCTCGGCGTGTGCCTGGGCCACCAGTCCCTCGCGCAGGAGTTCGGCGGCACCGTCATCCGCCACGAGCCGGTGCACGGCAAGACGACGACGCTCGAGCACGACGGCCGCGGCGTCTTCGCCGGCCTGCGCGGCTCCCTCACCGTCGGGCGCTACCACTCGCTCGTGGTCCGCGAGGAGGACCTGCCGGAGGTCTTCGAGGTCACCTCGCGCGGCGGCGGCGTCGTCATGGGCATCCGCCACAAGGAGCTGCCCGTCGAGGGCGTGCAGTTCCACCCGGAGTCGGTCCTGACCGAGCGCGGCAAGGACATGCTCGCCAACTTCCTGCGCGGCGAGGACTGACCGGGCTTCACGAGCGCCCGCCCCCGGGTAACGGGGCGGGCAGGTGACCGGTGCCGACCTCGACCACGTCGACGCGCTCCTGCTGGGCGTGCTCGAAGGCGCCGAGCCCGGTGCCCATGAGCGAGCCGGCGCGGCCGACCACGCGCGACGGCTCTGCCAGAGCCTCGAGGCCGCGGGCCGCGCCGGTGCCGCCGAGCGCGCGCGCAGCCTCGCCGTGGTGCTCGAGGACGGCCTGCCGCTCGGCGATCGCCTGACCTCGCTGGCGGACGCGACCACCGCGCTGCGCCAGGCGCTCGACGAGGTCGGCGACGACCGCGTCCCCGCCACGCCGCCCACGGCGCCGGAGGACGGCAGGCCCGCGGCCGACCGGCGCCGGCCCACCGAGGCGGTGCTCGTCGTCGGCGGCGAACCCGGCCGCGCGGCGGCGCTCGTCGAGGCCGCGGCCGGCCTGGGCGCGCGGGCGGAGGCCGTCGACGCCACGGCCGCCACGGAGCGTCTCGCGGGCGACCGCCGGCCCGACGTGGTCCTCCTGCTCGGGGCCGCGGCGACGGGACCGGGGGCCGAGGCCCTGACCGCGCGGGCCCTCGAGGCGGGCAGCGCCGTCGTCGCCGCCGCCGGTCCGGGGGAGCAGACGCCCGTCGCCGCCGCGCACGTCCCGCTCGGCCTGGCCGACCGCGAGCTCGCCGCGACGGCGCTGGCGGCGCTGGACGACGACCCCGCCGAGGGCGCGCGGGTCACCGTCGTGGGCCGCGACCCGTCGCTGGCCGGCGCGGTCGACGCCGCCCTGACCGCCTCCGGCGGGACCGCCGAGCACCGCAGCCCGGACGCCGACCACGCCGAGCTGGGTCTCGCGCCGCCCGACCTCCTCGTCATCGACGCGCGCACCGGCTGGCAGACCGCCCTGTCGTGGGTACGCGGGCTGCGCCTCGCGCCGCAGACCGCCGCGCTGCCGGTCGTCGTCCTCGCGCCGCCCGAGGCGGCGGTCGAGGACGCGCTCGTCGCCGGTGCCGACGACGTCGTCGACCAGCAGGCCTCGGCCCACGCCACGCTGCGCGCGGTGCTCCACAACCGGCTGGCGCGCGCCCGGGCGGTGCGCCGGCAGGGCGACCGCGACCCGCTGACCGGCCTGCCGCGCCAGGTCGTGGGCCTGCGCCGGCTCGGCCGCCTCGTCGAGCGTGCGGTCGTGCACGGCGACGAGCTCGCGGTCGCGATCGTGGCCGTGGACGGCCTGGGCGAGCTCAACGCGGTGCACGGCCGCGCGGCGGGGGACGCCGTGGTCGCGGCCGCCGCGCGACTCGTGGCCGCGGCGCTGCGTGGGGAGGACGTCGTCGCGCGCTGGGGCGGCGGCGAGTTCCTCGTCGCCGGGCGCCACCTCGCCCCGTCGACCGCGGTGCAGCGCCTCGAGCAGGTCGCGCGCGACGCCGAGGGCCTCCAGCCGGCGGGCGCGCCGGCCGGCACCCGCCTGCGCCTGTCGGCCGGCGTCGCCGCGCTGCCCGGCGCCGGCACGACCGCTCCGGCGCTCGTCGACGCCGCCAACGAGGCGCTGCGCGAGGCGCGCCAGGCAGGCGGCGGGCGGATCGTCGAGGCGGCCGGTCCGCCGGCGGCGCCGGCGGCGGACGTCCTCGTGGTCGAGGACTCGATGGTCGCGGCGGCGATCGTCCGCCAGGCGCTCGAGGGCCTGGGCCTGCGCGTCGAGCACGTCGCCGACGGGACGGAGGCCGCCGAGCGCCTCGGCGACGCCCGCGCGTCGCTGCCGCGCGTCGTCCTGCTCGACTGGGAGCTGCCGGGCACGAACGGCCTCGGCGTCCTGGCCCGGATGCGCGAGGCCGGGACGCTGCCGCGCACGAGGGTGGTGATGCTCACCGGCCGCAGCGGCGAGGCCGAGGTCATCACCGCGATGCGCGCCGGCGCGTCGGACCACGTCGCCAAGCCGTTCAGCGTCCCCGTGCTCGTCGAACGCGTGCGCCGCGCGCTGTCGGCGTGAGCGACCTGCTCGTCCCGGTCCTGCTGGTCGAAGCGGCGCTCGTCGGGCTCGTCGTCCTCGCCACGCTCGCCCACATGGGCAGCCGCTGGCTGCGGGCCCGCGTCCTGGGCCCCAAGGTCGCCCAGGCCCGCTACGCGTCGGTGGCCGCGATCGCGGCCGGCGCGCCGCACGGCGCGGTCGACGCGGTGCGGGCGCTGCCCTCCGCCGAGGCCACGACGCTCCTGGTGGAGGTCGCCGACGCCGTGAGCGGGCGCGCCGCGCGCACGGTGACCGCCATCGGCCGCCGCGCCGGTCTGCAGGCGCGCCTCGAGCGCCGGGCACGCGCGCTGCGCCCCTGGCGGCGGCTGCGGGCGCTGCGCGTCCTCACCCGCGTCGGCGGCGGCGCCGGCGTGGTTCCCGCGTTGCTCGACGACCCGTCGCCCGAGGTCCGTGCGGAGGCCGCGGCGTGGGTGGCTCGCCACGGCGACCGTCGCGCGGTGGAGGCGCTCGTCGCCCGTCTGGTGGATCCCGCGCTGCTGACGCGCTTCGCCGCCGCCGACGCCGTGGTCCGGGTCGGCCCGCGCGCCGCGCCAGCGGTCGCCGCCGCGCTGGACCGCGTCGCGGGAGCGCAGCTCGTGCCGCTGCTCGTCGTGGCGGCCGCGCTCGCCGACCGCAGCGTCCTGCTCGACCCCGTGCGCGCCCACACGACCGCGCCCGAGCCGGAGGTCCGCGCCGCCGCGGTCCGGGCCACGGCGGTGCTCGGCGGAGCGGGGGAGGTGGACGTCCTGGAGGGCGCGCTGGGCGACGAGGACGCCGACGTGCGCGCCGCGGCCGCGGCCGCGTGCGGGCGCACCGGCGCGTGGCGGCTGGCGCCACGGCTGGGCGCGCTGCTCGAGGACCGCTCCTGGGACGTGCGCCGCGCGAGCGGCCTCGCGCTGCGCGAGCTCGGCGGGGCGGGGACCCTCGTGCTGCGCCGCGCGCTGGGCTCAGCGGACCGCTTCGCCGCCGACATGGCCCGGCTCGTGCTCGACGAGGAGCGCGTCGGGTGAGCCTCGTCGACTGGGTCGAGGCGGCGGTCCTCGCCTACTTCGCTGCGGTCAACGGGCTGCTCGGCCTCCTGCTCGTGCTCAGCGCGCTCGACCTGCGTCGCCACCACGCGGTCACGTGGATGGCCGACCTCGACGCGCTGCGCTCGTCGGCGCTGGCGCCGCGCATCTCCGTGCTGGCCCCGGCCTACGGCGAGGAGGCGACGATCGTCGAGAGCACCCGCTCGCTGCTCGGCCTCGGCTACCCGCAGCTCGAGGTCGTCGTGGTCGTCGACGGCTCGCCGGACCGCACGCTCGAGGTCCTGCGGGAGGCCTTCGAGCTCGAGCCGGTCCTGCCGGTCTTCCGGCGCGTCATCCCCACCGCGGAGGTCCGCGCGATCCTCCGCTCGCGCCGGGCACCCGGCCTCGTCGTCGTCGACAAGGCCAACGGCGGCAAGGCCGACGCCCTGAACTGCGGGTTGTGCGTCGCCAGCGGCGAGCTGGCCTGTGCGATCGACGCCGACACGATCATCGACCCCGACGCGCTGCTGAAGATGGTCCGCCCGTTCCTCGAGGACGACCGCGTCGTGGCCGCGGGCGGGACGATCCGGCCGGTCAACGGCGCCCAGGTCCGCGGTGGGCGCGTCGTCCAGGCGGGGATGCCGCGCCGGCCGCTCGCGGCGATGCAGGCCGTCGAGTACCTCCGGGCGTTCCTGCCGGGCCGCGTCGGCTGGAACCGGCTGGGCGGCAACATCATCATCTCCGGCGCCTTCGGGCTGTTCCGCCGCGGTCCGACGCTGGCCATCGGCGGCTACGAGGAGGGGACCGTCGGCGAGGACATGGAGCTCGTCGCCCGCCTGCGCCGCCACGGCCACGAGACCGACGGCCCGCGGCGCGTCGTGTTCGTCGCCGACCCGGTCGCGTGGACCGAGGTCCCGGAGAGCCTGCGGGTCCTGGGTCGCCAGCGCGACCGCTGGCACCGCGGACTGGCCGACGTCCTCTGGCGCCACCGCGGCACGCTGCTGCGCCCGCGCTACGGGACGCTCGGCCTCGTCGCGATGCCGGCCTTCCTGCTCTTCGAGCTCCTCGCGCCCGTGGTCGAGGCGGCGGGCCTGGTCCTGCTGCTCGCGGAGGTCGCCGTGCTGGGCATCGACTGGGACTTCGCCGCCCTCTTCCTCCTGGTCGCCTACGGACTCGGCCTGCTGCTGACGACCGCGACGATCCTGCTCGACGAGCTCACCTACCACTCGTTCGGCGGGGCGCGCGAGCGGTTGCGGCTGCTGCCGTGGGCGCTCGTCGAGCCGCTCGGCTACCGCCAGCTCACGGTGCTGTGGCGGCTGCGCGGCATCGTCAGCTGGCTGCGCGGCTCGCAGTCGTGGGGCGAGATGACGCGCGCGGGCTTCGGCGCCTCCGAGCCCGCCGGCCCCGGCTCCGGCGGGAGCAGTCGGTAGGCTGCCCGCCTCCTCGCCGTGCCCAACGACGTCCTCACCGCGGCCATCGACGCGCTCGCCTCCGCCCAGGACCTGTCTCGGGAGCAGGCCGGCGCGGTCCTCGCCGAGGTCATGGCCGGCAACGCCTCCGAGCCGCAGATCGCCGCGTTCCTCATCGCGCTGCGCACGAAGGGGGAGACCGAGGAGGAGATCGCGGGCCTCGCCGGCACGATGCGCGCGCTCGCGACCCCGGTGCAGACCGCCCGCGGCGACCTGGTCGACACCGCCGGCACCGGCGGCGGCCGGCCGACGTTCAACGTCTCGACGACCGCCGCGATCATCGCCGCCGGCGCGGGCTGCGCCGTGGCCAAGCACGGCAACCGCTCGGCGACCGGCCTCAGCGGCTCGGCCGACGTGCTCGAGGCGCTCGGCGCCCGCATCGACCTCGGTGCCGACGCCGTCGGGCGCTGCATCGACGAGGTCGGCTTCGGCTTCATGTTCGCCCCCGCCCACCACGCGGCGACCCGTTGGGTGGTCCCCGTGCGCAAGGAGCTCGCCGTCCGCACGATCTTCAACTTCCTCGGTCCCCTGACCAACCCCGCCGGCGCGCGACGCCAGGTGGTGGGCGTCTCGGACCTCGGGTACGTGGACGTCCTGGCGGGTGCGCTGAGCCGCCTGGGGACCGACAGGGCGCTGGTAGTGTCGAGCGAGGATGGGCTGGACGAGATGAGCACGTCGGGCCCCACCCACGTGGTGGAGGTCGACGGCGATGGGGTGCGCCGCTACGTGGTCACCCCGCAGGACGCCGGCCTCGCACAGGTGCCCCGCGACACGGTCCGCGGCGGGACGCCGCAGGAGAACGCGGCCACGACGACCGCCATCCTGGCCGGCGTGGAGGGCCCGGAGGCCGACCTCGCGCTCCTCAACGCCGGCGCCGCGGTCTACGCGGGCGGCAAGACGGACTCGATCGCCGACGGCGTCGAGCTCGCGCGCGAGACCGTGCGGTCCGGCCGGGCCCGCGAGGCGCTCGAGGCCTACGTCCGCCTGAGCGGGGAGCTCGCGGCGTGAGCGTCCTGGACCGCATCGTCGACGCGACGCGCGAGGACGTGCGGCGGCGGCGCGAGCGCGTGCCGCTCGCCGACCTCGAGGCGCGGCTGCACGGCCGCCCCGACGACCGGCCGTTCTCCGAGGCGCTGCTGCGCCCCGGCGTCTCGGTCATCGCCGAGCACAAGCGCGCGAGCCCCTCGGCGGGCGAGATCCGCGCCGGCGCGACGGTCGAGGAGATCGTCACCGCCTACGAGGCCGGTGGGGCCGCGGCGCTGAGCATCCTCACCGAGGGCCCGCACTTCCGCGGCTCGCTGGACGACCTCGAGGCCGCCCGCGCCGCCAGCCGGCTGCCGATCCTGCGCAAGGACTTCACCGTCGACCCCTACCAGGTGGTCGAGTCGGCGGTGGCCGGCGCCGACGCCGTGCTGCTCATCGTCGCCGCGCTGCACCCGGACGACCTCCAGCTCCTGCACCGCGAGGCCCGCGCACTGGACCTCGACGTCCTCGTCGAGGTCCACGACGAGGAGGAGCTCGAGTGCGCGCTCGAGACGCTCGACGCGGACATCATCGGCATCAACAACCGCGACCTCGCCGACTTCTCGGTCGACGTCCAGCGCACCTACGAGCTGCTGGCCGACGTGCCGGCGGGCAAGACCGTCGTCTCGGAGTCGGGCATCCGCACCCGCGAGCAGCTCGAGGACCTCGAGCGCGTCGGCGTGGACGCGGTCCTCGTGGGCGAGGGGCTCATGCGCGCGCCCGAGCCGGA
The DNA window shown above is from Conexibacter sp. SYSU D00693 and carries:
- a CDS encoding HEAT repeat domain-containing protein; its protein translation is MSDLLVPVLLVEAALVGLVVLATLAHMGSRWLRARVLGPKVAQARYASVAAIAAGAPHGAVDAVRALPSAEATTLLVEVADAVSGRAARTVTAIGRRAGLQARLERRARALRPWRRLRALRVLTRVGGGAGVVPALLDDPSPEVRAEAAAWVARHGDRRAVEALVARLVDPALLTRFAAADAVVRVGPRAAPAVAAALDRVAGAQLVPLLVVAAALADRSVLLDPVRAHTTAPEPEVRAAAVRATAVLGGAGEVDVLEGALGDEDADVRAAAAAACGRTGAWRLAPRLGALLEDRSWDVRRASGLALRELGGAGTLVLRRALGSADRFAADMARLVLDEERVG
- the trpC gene encoding indole-3-glycerol phosphate synthase TrpC codes for the protein MSVLDRIVDATREDVRRRRERVPLADLEARLHGRPDDRPFSEALLRPGVSVIAEHKRASPSAGEIRAGATVEEIVTAYEAGGAAALSILTEGPHFRGSLDDLEAARAASRLPILRKDFTVDPYQVVESAVAGADAVLLIVAALHPDDLQLLHREARALDLDVLVEVHDEEELECALETLDADIIGINNRDLADFSVDVQRTYELLADVPAGKTVVSESGIRTREQLEDLERVGVDAVLVGEGLMRAPEPEAALRDLLGLGPR
- the trpD gene encoding anthranilate phosphoribosyltransferase, coding for MPNDVLTAAIDALASAQDLSREQAGAVLAEVMAGNASEPQIAAFLIALRTKGETEEEIAGLAGTMRALATPVQTARGDLVDTAGTGGGRPTFNVSTTAAIIAAGAGCAVAKHGNRSATGLSGSADVLEALGARIDLGADAVGRCIDEVGFGFMFAPAHHAATRWVVPVRKELAVRTIFNFLGPLTNPAGARRQVVGVSDLGYVDVLAGALSRLGTDRALVVSSEDGLDEMSTSGPTHVVEVDGDGVRRYVVTPQDAGLAQVPRDTVRGGTPQENAATTTAILAGVEGPEADLALLNAGAAVYAGGKTDSIADGVELARETVRSGRAREALEAYVRLSGELAA
- a CDS encoding response regulator, translating into MTGADLDHVDALLLGVLEGAEPGAHERAGAADHARRLCQSLEAAGRAGAAERARSLAVVLEDGLPLGDRLTSLADATTALRQALDEVGDDRVPATPPTAPEDGRPAADRRRPTEAVLVVGGEPGRAAALVEAAAGLGARAEAVDATAATERLAGDRRPDVVLLLGAAATGPGAEALTARALEAGSAVVAAAGPGEQTPVAAAHVPLGLADRELAATALAALDDDPAEGARVTVVGRDPSLAGAVDAALTASGGTAEHRSPDADHAELGLAPPDLLVIDARTGWQTALSWVRGLRLAPQTAALPVVVLAPPEAAVEDALVAGADDVVDQQASAHATLRAVLHNRLARARAVRRQGDRDPLTGLPRQVVGLRRLGRLVERAVVHGDELAVAIVAVDGLGELNAVHGRAAGDAVVAAAARLVAAALRGEDVVARWGGGEFLVAGRHLAPSTAVQRLEQVARDAEGLQPAGAPAGTRLRLSAGVAALPGAGTTAPALVDAANEALREARQAGGGRIVEAAGPPAAPAADVLVVEDSMVAAAIVRQALEGLGLRVEHVADGTEAAERLGDARASLPRVVLLDWELPGTNGLGVLARMREAGTLPRTRVVMLTGRSGEAEVITAMRAGASDHVAKPFSVPVLVERVRRALSA
- a CDS encoding glycosyltransferase family 2 protein; translated protein: MSLVDWVEAAVLAYFAAVNGLLGLLLVLSALDLRRHHAVTWMADLDALRSSALAPRISVLAPAYGEEATIVESTRSLLGLGYPQLEVVVVVDGSPDRTLEVLREAFELEPVLPVFRRVIPTAEVRAILRSRRAPGLVVVDKANGGKADALNCGLCVASGELACAIDADTIIDPDALLKMVRPFLEDDRVVAAGGTIRPVNGAQVRGGRVVQAGMPRRPLAAMQAVEYLRAFLPGRVGWNRLGGNIIISGAFGLFRRGPTLAIGGYEEGTVGEDMELVARLRRHGHETDGPRRVVFVADPVAWTEVPESLRVLGRQRDRWHRGLADVLWRHRGTLLRPRYGTLGLVAMPAFLLFELLAPVVEAAGLVLLLAEVAVLGIDWDFAALFLLVAYGLGLLLTTATILLDELTYHSFGGARERLRLLPWALVEPLGYRQLTVLWRLRGIVSWLRGSQSWGEMTRAGFGASEPAGPGSGGSSR